In the Euphorbia lathyris chromosome 5, ddEupLath1.1, whole genome shotgun sequence genome, one interval contains:
- the LOC136229147 gene encoding uncharacterized protein: protein MKILPINYILMGAASSCIFLTLSLRLVPSVCGFFLILLHIVTIAGAVSGCAAASSGTNRWYAAHMVATVLTAIFQGSISVLIFTRTGDFLGKLKSYVREEDGEVILKLGGGLCVLIFCLEWVVLTLAFFLKYYGYVDGDGGGGGGGGVRRSSKVQQEEDLKDWPWPFQV, encoded by the coding sequence ATGAAAATTCTTCCTATCAACTATATTCTTATGGGGGCAGCCTCTAGCTGCATTTTCCTAACCCTATCACTCCGATTAGTTCCATCCGTCTGCGGATTCTTCCTGATTCTCCTCCACATCGTAACAATCGCCGGCGCTGTCTCGGGATGCGCTGCTGCCTCATCGGGGACAAATCGATGGTACGCTGCGCACATGGTGGCGACTGTTCTTACGGCGATATTTCAGGGATCGATTTCGGTGCTGATTTTCACGAGAACAGGGGATTTTTTGGGGAAATTGAAATCTTATGTTAGGGAAGAAGATGGAGAAGTGATTTTGAAACTTGGTGGTGGATTGTGTGTCTTGATTTTCTGTTTGGAGTGGGTTGTGCTTACGCTGGCTTTTTTCTTGAAGTATTATGGTTATGTTGATGGTGATGGCGGCGGCGGAGGTGGTGGTGGTGTGAGGCGGAGTTCTAAAGTTCAGCAGGAGGAGGATTTGAAGGATTGGCCATGGCCGTTCCAAGTTTGA